One stretch of Streptomyces hygroscopicus DNA includes these proteins:
- a CDS encoding 3-hydroxybutyrate dehydrogenase produces MSTQPDRTGMPVALPALTGRRALVTGAGSGIGRVTAVRLARSGAHVIGLDLNEQAVRDLAHETGGEAITADLSDLDALDGLIPQADIIVNCAGIQQVAPVHEFDPARFSLMLRIMLEAPFRIIRKVLPSMYARRWGRIVNISSVHGLRASEFKSAYVTAKHGLEGLSKVVALEGGPHGVTSNCVNPGYVRTPLVDQQIADQARAHHITEAEVLDSVLLESAALKRLVEPEEVAEAVAFLCSPQAAAMTGTDIVIDGGWTAR; encoded by the coding sequence GTGAGCACTCAACCCGACCGAACCGGTATGCCGGTTGCCCTTCCCGCCCTCACCGGCCGCCGGGCCCTCGTCACGGGCGCGGGCAGCGGTATCGGTCGGGTCACCGCTGTACGGCTCGCGCGCTCGGGCGCCCACGTCATCGGGCTCGACCTCAACGAGCAAGCCGTACGAGACCTCGCACATGAAACCGGCGGCGAAGCGATCACCGCGGACCTGTCCGACCTCGACGCTCTCGACGGGCTGATTCCACAGGCCGACATCATCGTCAATTGCGCGGGGATTCAGCAGGTGGCGCCCGTTCACGAATTCGACCCGGCGCGTTTCTCGCTCATGCTGCGCATCATGCTGGAGGCTCCGTTCAGGATCATCCGCAAGGTTCTGCCGTCCATGTACGCGCGGCGGTGGGGACGCATCGTCAACATCTCGTCGGTGCACGGCCTGCGTGCCTCCGAGTTCAAGAGCGCCTATGTGACGGCCAAGCACGGACTGGAGGGCCTGTCCAAGGTCGTCGCCCTGGAGGGCGGCCCCCATGGCGTCACCTCCAACTGCGTCAACCCCGGCTACGTACGCACCCCGCTGGTGGACCAGCAGATCGCCGACCAGGCCCGCGCCCACCACATCACCGAGGCGGAGGTCCTGGACTCGGTCCTTCTGGAGTCAGCCGCTCTCAAGCGTCTCGTCGAGCCGGAAGAGGTGGCCGAGGCGGTGGCGTTCCTGTGCAGTCCCCAGGCAGCCGCGATGACCGGCACCGACATCGTCATCGACGGGGGCTGGACGGCCCGCTGA
- a CDS encoding pyridine nucleotide-disulfide oxidoreductase, translating to MTQQPSLITPDVLIIGAGPAGLTAAAELASRHGGRILAVDREPAAGGIPRHSDHTGYGLRDLHRVMSGPAYARHLVRRATAAGAEIRTHTMVTGWSDDHTVDVTGPEGRYRIRPQAIVLATGARERPRTARRVPGDRPHGVYTTGQLQNLVHLHHRPVGKRAVIVGGELVSWSAAVTLREAGCTPALMISRYPKAESYGVFNLAGRAVLRVPVATRSRVTRIIGKGRCQAVEIEHLDTGRRRTVACDTVVFTGDWIPDHELARTAGIALDPGTLGPLTDTALRTSRPGVYAAGNMLHPVDTADVAALDGRHVAHQVISYLQGMREHAEGVRLLADAPFRWVAPQILRPQDPAPPRGRLLLWSDQFVRFPKVAVRQDGRVIARRSLSWPAAPGRVFRVPSSVLEGVSPSGGPVHIGLERV from the coding sequence ATGACCCAGCAGCCGTCCCTGATCACCCCCGACGTCCTGATCATCGGTGCCGGACCGGCGGGCCTGACCGCGGCCGCGGAACTGGCCTCCCGGCACGGCGGCCGAATCCTCGCCGTCGACCGCGAACCCGCCGCCGGCGGCATTCCCCGCCACAGCGACCACACCGGCTACGGTCTGCGAGACCTGCACCGTGTCATGTCCGGACCCGCATACGCACGCCACCTCGTGCGGCGGGCCACCGCCGCCGGGGCCGAGATCCGTACCCACACCATGGTCACCGGATGGTCCGACGACCACACCGTCGATGTCACCGGCCCCGAGGGCCGCTACCGGATCCGCCCCCAGGCCATCGTGCTGGCCACCGGTGCCCGTGAACGACCCAGGACCGCGCGCCGTGTCCCCGGCGACCGCCCGCACGGTGTCTACACCACGGGGCAGCTCCAGAACCTCGTCCACCTCCACCACCGCCCCGTCGGCAAGCGGGCCGTCATCGTCGGCGGAGAACTGGTCAGTTGGTCGGCGGCCGTCACCCTGCGCGAAGCGGGCTGCACACCCGCCCTCATGATCAGCCGGTATCCGAAGGCCGAATCCTACGGCGTCTTCAACCTCGCGGGACGCGCCGTGCTGCGGGTCCCCGTCGCCACCCGCAGCCGCGTCACGCGGATCATCGGCAAGGGCCGCTGTCAGGCCGTCGAGATCGAGCACCTGGACACCGGCCGACGCCGGACCGTCGCCTGCGACACCGTCGTCTTCACCGGTGACTGGATCCCCGACCACGAACTGGCCCGCACCGCCGGCATCGCCCTCGACCCCGGCACCCTCGGTCCCCTCACCGACACGGCCCTGCGCACCAGTCGGCCCGGTGTGTACGCGGCGGGGAACATGCTGCACCCCGTCGACACCGCCGACGTAGCCGCCCTCGACGGCCGACACGTCGCCCACCAGGTCATCAGCTACCTCCAGGGCATGCGCGAACACGCCGAGGGGGTACGTCTGCTCGCCGACGCCCCCTTCCGCTGGGTGGCCCCGCAGATCCTGCGCCCCCAGGACCCCGCGCCTCCGCGCGGCCGACTCCTGCTGTGGAGCGATCAGTTCGTCCGCTTCCCGAAGGTCGCGGTCCGTCAAGACGGGCGCGTCATCGCCCGCCGCTCCCTGTCCTGGCCGGCCGCGCCCGGGCGTGTCTTCCGCGTCCCCTCAAGCGTGCTCGAGGGAGTCTCTCCCAGCGGGGGACCCGTGCACATCGGACTGGAGCGGGTCTGA
- a CDS encoding amino acid permease — protein sequence MSRELGWYASFSVAFGFVSIATGIFTTYGSVLASSGPRGIWAWPITVIGQMSVALVFGALAARIPISGYSYQWVSRIVGPVWGWIMGWISFAFLGVVLVAVDYTIASTILPELFRYVGTTQNAWAITACVVLLQAVLVAASTRTTHRVNNVAVTIQLIGMIALTTLLFAVGAFTGKLDFGHLFDSGPVPESGYYALGGATHAGPFALAFLLGAFTIVGFESAANLAEETRNPARVIPKAMAQAVLSLGVLGFLFLVAITAAAGRVSGVGASATPVATVITAVLGSVVGKILLVLVVVSIFSCGLVITLSGTRLVYAMSRDERFPGWRLLKRIDRRTATPLNASVFMMLIAQIILAVFSRSTDALFQLFSAGTLLPAIIYAGTVAMYAVKRRSLPPTKGFSLGRWEIPVLIVAAVWLLYELLIFRDASFRGPWTYVLVLFAIGAVYLAGLLALRSRSGLTMPDLADVDRVLDTTGTATRKPSDVAPGGGAR from the coding sequence ATGTCCCGGGAGCTGGGCTGGTATGCCTCGTTCTCCGTGGCCTTCGGGTTCGTGTCGATCGCGACGGGCATCTTCACCACCTATGGGTCGGTACTCGCGAGCTCCGGTCCCCGTGGCATCTGGGCCTGGCCCATTACGGTGATCGGCCAGATGTCCGTCGCCCTGGTCTTCGGCGCCCTCGCGGCCCGGATACCGATCAGCGGCTACTCCTACCAGTGGGTGTCCAGGATCGTGGGCCCGGTGTGGGGCTGGATCATGGGCTGGATCTCGTTCGCCTTCCTGGGCGTGGTCCTCGTGGCCGTGGACTACACGATCGCCTCCACCATCCTTCCTGAGCTCTTCCGCTACGTCGGAACCACACAGAACGCCTGGGCGATCACGGCGTGTGTGGTGCTGCTCCAGGCCGTTCTGGTCGCCGCCTCCACCCGGACCACGCACCGGGTCAACAACGTGGCGGTGACGATCCAGCTGATCGGCATGATCGCCCTGACCACGCTGCTGTTCGCCGTGGGCGCCTTCACCGGCAAGCTCGATTTCGGCCACCTCTTCGACAGCGGACCGGTCCCCGAAAGCGGCTACTACGCGCTGGGCGGCGCCACCCATGCCGGCCCGTTCGCCCTGGCATTCCTGCTCGGCGCGTTCACCATCGTCGGTTTCGAGTCGGCGGCCAATCTGGCCGAGGAGACTCGGAACCCGGCCCGGGTCATCCCCAAGGCGATGGCGCAGGCGGTGCTGTCGCTGGGCGTGCTCGGCTTCCTGTTCCTGGTCGCGATCACCGCCGCGGCCGGTCGGGTCAGCGGCGTGGGCGCGTCGGCGACTCCGGTCGCCACGGTGATCACCGCCGTGCTGGGGTCGGTCGTCGGAAAGATCCTGCTGGTCCTCGTCGTGGTCTCGATCTTCTCCTGCGGACTGGTGATCACCCTGAGCGGCACCCGGCTGGTGTACGCGATGTCCCGGGACGAACGTTTCCCCGGCTGGCGGCTGCTGAAGCGCATCGACCGGCGTACGGCGACTCCGCTGAACGCCTCGGTGTTCATGATGCTGATCGCCCAGATCATCCTCGCGGTTTTCTCCCGCTCCACGGACGCGCTCTTCCAGCTGTTCTCCGCCGGTACGTTGCTGCCGGCCATCATCTATGCGGGAACCGTCGCGATGTACGCGGTCAAGCGCCGGTCCCTGCCTCCGACCAAGGGCTTCTCCCTGGGCCGCTGGGAGATTCCGGTCCTCATCGTCGCCGCCGTCTGGCTGCTGTACGAGCTGCTGATCTTCCGCGACGCCTCGTTCCGCGGCCCGTGGACTTACGTCCTGGTGCTGTTCGCGATCGGCGCCGTCTATCTCGCCGGGTTGCTCGCGCTCAGGAGCCGGAGCGGGCTGACCATGCCGGACCTGGCGGATGTCGATCGCGTGCTGGACACCACCGGCACCGCCACCCGGAAGCCGAGTGACGTCGCCCCCGGGGGTGGTGCGCGATGA
- a CDS encoding lipase → MRCRRNRAGRWRLLLALLMAVVAGLPAAGGTASAAEPPSYLTQEASYGADVVTGGWERVERYLDTTAGFRTEDYPPDGRGDQDGRRLTYFGGVSRPYSGRFLLYSAPGWDTGAHATPVLLVHGANDTADRAWANPGEAGGYGCGAVSCPSTGLMQYLSARGHRVFAVGFAHKQGDNLMQAQVVGDAIAVIKAKLGVGKVDLVGWSKGEMAARAYVSSVKPSWGRTYAGDVRKLITLGGPNGGYDYPYAHGWAHDFSIWPECGGKVNAPSPHSHMTCYGMYTAHPEFSMIPSGGYDDYPGQRQMLARWDGVYGVDGAAQDWYTTYYGGQGLYTAGSGIQAAIDAGSLVKPLHNAGVPAAVTTYLLAGGSPNVLGIFNENRAPSDGVVFIASALDTTGIPTVGGTATIAGANHLELGWNTSVAAQVAAWLA, encoded by the coding sequence ATGCGGTGCCGACGAAACCGGGCAGGCCGATGGCGGCTGTTACTCGCCCTCCTGATGGCGGTGGTGGCCGGGCTGCCGGCCGCCGGCGGCACCGCGTCCGCCGCCGAGCCGCCCTCCTACCTCACCCAAGAGGCGAGCTACGGCGCCGATGTGGTGACAGGCGGATGGGAGCGCGTGGAGCGTTATCTCGACACCACCGCCGGATTCCGCACCGAGGACTACCCACCGGATGGCCGCGGCGACCAGGACGGGCGGCGCCTGACGTACTTCGGCGGCGTCTCCCGCCCGTACTCCGGCCGCTTCCTGCTCTACTCGGCACCCGGCTGGGACACCGGCGCCCACGCCACGCCCGTGCTCCTCGTACACGGCGCCAATGACACCGCGGACCGCGCCTGGGCCAACCCGGGTGAGGCGGGCGGCTACGGCTGCGGCGCCGTCTCCTGCCCGTCCACCGGACTGATGCAGTACCTGTCCGCGCGCGGCCACCGGGTCTTCGCCGTCGGCTTCGCGCACAAGCAGGGCGACAACCTGATGCAGGCGCAGGTCGTCGGCGACGCGATCGCCGTCATCAAGGCGAAGCTGGGCGTCGGCAAGGTCGACCTGGTCGGCTGGAGCAAGGGGGAGATGGCGGCCCGCGCCTATGTGTCGTCCGTGAAGCCGAGCTGGGGACGGACCTACGCCGGCGACGTGCGCAAACTCATCACCCTCGGCGGGCCGAACGGCGGCTACGACTACCCGTACGCCCACGGCTGGGCGCACGACTTCTCCATCTGGCCCGAGTGCGGCGGCAAGGTCAACGCCCCCTCGCCGCACTCGCACATGACGTGCTACGGGATGTACACCGCGCACCCCGAGTTCTCGATGATCCCCTCCGGCGGGTACGACGACTACCCCGGCCAGCGCCAGATGCTGGCCCGCTGGGACGGCGTCTACGGAGTCGACGGCGCCGCGCAGGACTGGTACACCACGTACTACGGCGGCCAGGGCCTGTACACGGCGGGCAGCGGCATCCAGGCCGCCATCGACGCCGGCTCACTGGTCAAGCCGCTGCACAACGCCGGAGTACCCGCCGCCGTCACCACCTACCTGCTGGCCGGCGGGTCCCCGAATGTCCTCGGCATCTTCAATGAGAACCGCGCCCCCAGCGACGGTGTCGTCTTCATCGCCAGCGCACTCGACACCACCGGCATCCCCACGGTCGGGGGCACGGCCACCATCGCCGGCGCCAACCACCTCGAACTGGGCTGGAACACCTCCGTCGCCGCCCAGGTCGCCGCCTGGCTCGCCTAG
- a CDS encoding GDSL family lipase, translating to MRSSRRRRRLASLFLTLATAWLAVTAAPGAYAADVEPTAAGTYVALGDSYAVAPGTRVYDNSDDACRRGPLAYPRLWAQQHPAYAFVEASCSGATTAELQSRQVPQLTADTTLVTVQVGGNDVGVVDTMTHCILTIDDKDCVAGVGAAKATATSNLPSALASTYASVRAKAPNAKVVVVGYPRLYTIGGTCGIFGLSDTERTALNSLADTLDSVLADQAAKAGFTFLDPRAAFDPHTICSHAETWVTSLEWDKINESYHPNKAGHQYGYLPLLTALAG from the coding sequence ATGCGCTCTTCAAGACGTCGCAGACGCCTCGCCTCTCTCTTCCTCACGCTGGCCACCGCCTGGCTGGCGGTCACGGCGGCACCCGGTGCGTACGCCGCCGACGTTGAGCCAACGGCCGCCGGTACATATGTGGCCCTCGGCGACTCATACGCCGTCGCGCCCGGCACACGCGTATACGACAACTCCGACGACGCGTGCCGCCGCGGCCCATTGGCCTACCCCCGGCTGTGGGCACAACAGCACCCCGCGTACGCCTTCGTGGAGGCGTCGTGCTCCGGGGCCACCACGGCGGAGCTGCAAAGCCGGCAGGTGCCGCAACTCACCGCGGACACCACACTGGTGACGGTGCAGGTGGGCGGCAACGACGTCGGCGTCGTCGACACCATGACGCACTGCATCCTCACCATCGACGACAAGGACTGCGTCGCCGGGGTGGGGGCCGCGAAGGCCACCGCGACCAGCAATCTGCCGAGCGCCCTGGCGAGCACCTACGCGTCGGTGCGGGCGAAGGCGCCGAACGCCAAGGTCGTGGTGGTGGGCTATCCGCGGCTGTACACGATCGGCGGCACCTGCGGCATCTTCGGGCTGAGCGACACCGAACGTACGGCGCTCAACTCGCTTGCCGACACCCTCGACTCGGTACTGGCGGACCAGGCCGCGAAGGCCGGGTTCACCTTCCTCGACCCACGTGCCGCCTTCGACCCGCACACCATCTGCTCGCACGCCGAGACCTGGGTGACAAGTCTGGAGTGGGACAAGATCAACGAGTCCTACCACCCCAACAAGGCCGGGCACCAATACGGATACCTGCCCTTGCTGACCGCGCTCGCGGGCTGA
- a CDS encoding carbohydrate kinase → MTAILAIDQGTSGTKAIVVDDADGTVAIAEETICPAYLAGGGVEQDPHELLDSVLEAGRRAISAAGRPIDCVALANQGETVLAWDPRTGAPLSPAIVWQDRRAESVCRELTAHAARIARRTGLVLDPYFSAPKMAWLRRNVTREGVVTTTDTWLVHQLTGEFVTDAATASRSLILDLDSVTWDGELADLFGLEEERLPRVVAGDEIVGTTRAFGGDIPVAGLIVDQQAALLAENCLEPGTAKCTYGTGAFLLANTGRNAVRSAAGLTTSVAWRIAGQTPYCVDGQVYTVASAVRWLRDLGLIRSATDLDAVAAADAGGVLCVPAFAGLAAPWWAPQAAASFTGLTLATRREHLVLAVLQGVAAQVAELCSLVAADLGRPLTRLRADGGLTQSATLMQAQADIGQIPVDIYPHAHATPLGAAALARRALDPTLSLEEAVGDWQPATVYEPRWSPDRAEEFRTTWAQAAAACADKGEHT, encoded by the coding sequence ATGACCGCGATCCTCGCCATCGATCAGGGGACCTCCGGTACGAAGGCCATCGTCGTCGACGACGCGGACGGCACCGTCGCGATCGCCGAGGAGACCATCTGTCCCGCCTATCTGGCCGGGGGAGGCGTCGAACAGGATCCGCACGAGCTGCTCGACTCCGTCCTCGAGGCCGGCCGCAGAGCCATCAGCGCGGCAGGCCGACCGATCGACTGCGTGGCCCTGGCCAATCAGGGCGAGACCGTACTGGCATGGGATCCCCGAACCGGGGCGCCCCTTTCACCGGCCATCGTGTGGCAGGACCGCCGCGCGGAGAGCGTGTGCCGGGAACTGACCGCTCATGCCGCGCGGATCGCCCGGCGCACCGGGCTGGTCCTGGACCCTTACTTCTCCGCGCCGAAGATGGCCTGGCTGCGCCGCAACGTCACCCGTGAGGGCGTGGTGACGACCACGGACACCTGGCTGGTGCACCAGCTCACCGGCGAATTCGTCACCGACGCCGCCACCGCGAGCCGGTCGCTGATCCTCGACCTGGACAGCGTGACCTGGGACGGTGAACTCGCCGATCTCTTCGGTCTCGAGGAGGAACGGCTGCCACGCGTGGTCGCCGGCGACGAGATCGTCGGCACCACCCGGGCCTTCGGCGGGGACATCCCGGTGGCCGGCCTGATCGTCGACCAGCAGGCGGCGCTGCTGGCCGAGAACTGCCTGGAGCCGGGCACGGCCAAGTGCACGTACGGCACCGGAGCCTTCCTGCTGGCCAACACCGGCCGGAACGCGGTGCGATCCGCTGCCGGCCTGACCACGTCGGTGGCCTGGCGGATCGCCGGACAGACGCCGTACTGCGTGGACGGTCAGGTCTACACCGTCGCTTCCGCGGTGCGATGGCTGCGGGACCTCGGCCTGATCCGGTCAGCCACTGATCTCGACGCCGTGGCCGCGGCGGATGCCGGGGGAGTGCTGTGTGTGCCCGCCTTCGCCGGCCTCGCCGCCCCCTGGTGGGCACCACAGGCGGCCGCGTCGTTCACCGGGCTGACGCTTGCCACCCGTCGCGAGCACCTCGTCCTGGCCGTCCTGCAAGGCGTCGCCGCCCAGGTCGCCGAGTTGTGCTCCCTGGTCGCGGCCGATCTGGGCCGACCGCTGACGCGGCTGCGCGCCGACGGCGGACTGACCCAGTCCGCCACCCTGATGCAAGCCCAGGCCGATATCGGCCAGATCCCGGTCGACATCTACCCCCACGCTCATGCCACCCCCCTAGGCGCGGCCGCCCTCGCCCGCCGCGCCCTCGACCCCACGCTCAGCCTCGAGGAGGCGGTCGGCGACTGGCAGCCGGCCACCGTCTACGAACCCCGCTGGTCCCCGGACCGGGCCGAGGAGTTCCGCACCACATGGGCGCAGGCCGCCGCGGCCTGTGCCGACAAGGGAGAACACACATGA
- a CDS encoding ferredoxin encodes MTATPHRPAGGVFDVAVIGGGIVGAAIARELSGCDVSVALLEARDDVGDGTSKANTAILHTGFDAKPGTLESRLVARGYHLLSAYAKATGIPVEHTGAVLVAWNGEELRALPGLKEKAEANGYEHCRIVDADEVYRILPDLADGALGGLTVPDESIICTWTTNLALATDAQQRGTTVLLQHAVTGIDEGPESTTLRTSSGDVRARWVVNAAGLGADHIDRLFGHDRFTVTPRRGELFVFDKLARPMVDKIVLPVPTSRGKGVLISPTIYGNVMLGPTAEDLTDRTDTSTSEDGFDFLLRKGEGLMPRLLAEEVTASYAGLRAAIDHPDYLIEATPQQRYLLVGGIRSTGLTAGIAIAEHVRTLLEEAGLNLRSRGDLPEPPRMPNIGEAAQRPYQDADLIARDPAYGTIVCFCERVTEGEIRDACHAPLPARDLEGLRRRTRAMNGRCQGFFCGAAVTALREEHHDHDGRDSRQHKDNR; translated from the coding sequence ATGACCGCCACACCCCACCGCCCAGCGGGCGGCGTCTTCGACGTCGCCGTCATCGGCGGAGGCATCGTCGGCGCGGCCATCGCACGCGAGCTGTCCGGATGCGACGTCTCCGTCGCCTTGCTCGAAGCCCGCGACGATGTGGGCGACGGGACGAGCAAAGCCAACACCGCCATCCTCCACACCGGCTTCGACGCCAAGCCCGGCACACTCGAATCCCGGCTGGTCGCCCGCGGCTACCACCTGCTCAGCGCCTACGCCAAGGCCACGGGCATCCCGGTCGAGCACACCGGCGCCGTACTGGTGGCCTGGAACGGGGAAGAGCTCCGGGCGCTGCCAGGACTGAAGGAAAAGGCCGAGGCCAACGGCTACGAACACTGCCGGATCGTCGACGCCGACGAGGTCTACCGCATCCTTCCCGACCTCGCGGACGGCGCACTCGGCGGACTGACCGTGCCGGACGAGTCCATCATCTGCACCTGGACCACCAATCTCGCCCTGGCCACCGACGCACAGCAGCGGGGCACCACGGTCCTGCTCCAGCATGCCGTCACCGGCATCGACGAGGGCCCCGAGAGCACCACGCTGCGCACGTCCTCGGGGGACGTGCGCGCCCGCTGGGTCGTCAACGCGGCCGGCCTGGGCGCCGACCACATCGACCGGCTCTTCGGCCACGACCGATTCACCGTCACCCCACGCCGCGGCGAGCTGTTCGTCTTCGACAAACTCGCCCGCCCCATGGTCGACAAGATCGTGTTGCCGGTCCCCACCTCTCGCGGCAAGGGCGTGCTGATCTCCCCGACCATCTACGGCAACGTCATGCTCGGCCCCACCGCCGAGGACCTCACCGACCGCACGGACACGTCGACATCCGAGGACGGCTTCGACTTCCTCCTCCGCAAGGGCGAAGGGCTCATGCCCCGGCTGCTCGCGGAGGAAGTCACCGCGAGCTACGCCGGTCTGCGCGCGGCCATCGACCATCCCGACTACCTCATCGAGGCCACCCCCCAGCAGCGCTACCTCCTCGTCGGCGGCATCCGTTCCACCGGACTGACCGCCGGCATCGCCATCGCCGAACACGTCCGCACCCTCCTGGAGGAGGCGGGCCTGAACCTGCGTTCCCGCGGTGACCTGCCCGAGCCGCCCCGGATGCCCAACATCGGCGAAGCCGCCCAGCGCCCCTACCAGGACGCCGACCTCATCGCCCGCGACCCTGCCTACGGCACCATCGTCTGCTTTTGCGAACGCGTCACCGAGGGTGAGATCCGCGATGCCTGCCACGCCCCCCTGCCCGCCCGCGATCTCGAAGGGCTGCGCCGCCGCACCCGTGCCATGAACGGCCGCTGCCAGGGCTTTTTCTGCGGAGCGGCCGTAACAGCCCTGAGGGAAGAGCACCACGACCACGACGGCCGCGACAGCCGACAGCACAAGGACAACCGATGA
- a CDS encoding alpha/beta hydrolase, whose translation MTTSTNGVRTRRVPTERLTVQLAEVRDEGEPVVFVHGNVSSAAFWHTTLPLLPDRYRPIAPDLRGFGGTDPLPIDATRGLRDHVDDLAALLAALGIDRTHLVGWSMGGGVGLQYLCDHPAAVRSLTLVNPVSPYGFGGTHGVDGALNSPDGAGSGGGTANPELVARLAKGDRGEGSPLSPRAVLANYYLKPPWRSGHEDAYVEAMLTTRTGDDHYPGDSVASPAWPGVAPGTRGVLNCLSPLHLRLDEVRLIDPKPPILWIRGEDDVIVSDTSLFDLAHLGAIGAVPGWDGTPAQPMVAQTRHVLDRYAAGGGTVREVVVSDAGHAVHLERPEEFGAALLEVLST comes from the coding sequence ATGACCACGAGTACGAACGGCGTCCGCACCCGACGCGTGCCCACCGAGCGACTCACCGTCCAGCTCGCCGAGGTCCGGGACGAGGGGGAACCGGTCGTCTTCGTCCACGGCAACGTCTCCTCCGCCGCCTTCTGGCACACCACCCTGCCCCTGCTGCCGGACCGCTACCGCCCCATCGCACCGGACCTACGCGGCTTCGGCGGCACCGACCCACTGCCCATCGACGCCACGCGCGGCCTGCGGGACCACGTCGACGACCTCGCGGCGCTGCTGGCGGCCCTCGGGATCGACCGGACGCATCTGGTGGGCTGGTCCATGGGCGGGGGCGTGGGTCTGCAGTATCTCTGCGACCACCCGGCCGCGGTGCGCTCCCTGACCCTGGTCAACCCGGTCTCCCCGTACGGCTTCGGCGGCACGCACGGGGTGGACGGCGCCCTCAACTCCCCGGACGGGGCCGGCTCGGGCGGCGGCACGGCCAACCCGGAGCTGGTCGCGCGACTCGCCAAGGGCGACCGCGGGGAAGGTTCCCCGCTCTCACCCCGCGCCGTCCTGGCGAACTATTACCTCAAGCCGCCATGGCGTTCCGGGCACGAGGACGCGTACGTCGAGGCCATGCTCACCACCCGGACCGGCGACGACCACTACCCGGGCGACAGCGTGGCCTCCCCCGCCTGGCCGGGCGTCGCACCCGGCACCCGGGGGGTCCTCAACTGCTTGTCCCCGCTCCACCTCCGCCTCGACGAAGTGCGTCTGATCGACCCCAAGCCGCCGATCCTGTGGATCCGCGGCGAGGACGACGTCATCGTCTCGGACACCTCGTTGTTCGACCTGGCGCACCTGGGCGCGATCGGCGCGGTGCCGGGCTGGGACGGGACACCCGCCCAGCCGATGGTGGCGCAGACCCGCCACGTGCTGGACCGTTACGCGGCCGGGGGCGGTACGGTACGGGAGGTGGTCGTCTCCGACGCCGGGCACGCGGTGCATCTGGAGCGCCCCGAGGAGTTCGGCGCGGCGCTGCTGGAGGTCCTGTCGACGTGA
- a CDS encoding DeoR family transcriptional regulator, with protein MLAAERHRRIVAEIARLNFITTDHLTTLLGVSHETIRRDLALLERRGELSRVHGGATSRQAPVGEEASFNERSGTLAAEKEAIGRAAAALIEPNQTIVIDVGTTALEVARALPADHVGVVATPSLLVATEVSTRPRVEVLVSGGRLRPGDLACSNAQAVEFFGNLRADAVFLGSGGIATYGLTDFHLDEVATKRAMLDNASHRYVLADSSKFGRTAAHRVCELNGFDTLITDNPCPAELRTALSRAGGSVIVASTTRP; from the coding sequence GTGCTCGCTGCCGAGCGCCATCGCAGAATCGTCGCCGAGATCGCCCGGCTCAACTTCATCACCACCGATCACCTCACCACCTTGCTCGGCGTCTCCCACGAAACGATCCGCAGGGATCTCGCACTGCTCGAACGCCGCGGCGAGCTCTCCCGGGTGCACGGCGGCGCCACCAGCCGTCAGGCGCCAGTCGGGGAGGAGGCATCCTTCAACGAGCGCAGCGGCACGCTGGCCGCGGAGAAGGAAGCGATCGGACGGGCCGCGGCTGCGCTCATCGAGCCGAACCAGACCATCGTCATCGACGTCGGCACCACGGCTCTGGAAGTGGCCCGCGCCCTGCCCGCCGATCACGTCGGCGTCGTCGCCACCCCCTCCCTGCTCGTAGCCACGGAAGTCAGCACGCGCCCCCGAGTGGAGGTCCTGGTCAGCGGCGGTCGACTCCGCCCCGGCGACCTGGCCTGCTCAAACGCACAGGCCGTCGAGTTCTTCGGCAACCTGCGGGCCGACGCCGTCTTCCTGGGCTCCGGCGGCATCGCCACATACGGCCTGACCGATTTCCACCTCGACGAGGTCGCCACCAAGCGCGCGATGCTCGACAACGCCTCCCACCGCTACGTGCTGGCCGATTCGAGCAAGTTCGGCCGCACGGCCGCGCATCGCGTGTGCGAACTGAACGGCTTCGACACCCTCATCACCGACAACCCGTGCCCGGCCGAACTGCGCACCGCCCTGAGCCGGGCCGGAGGCAGTGTCATCGTGGCGTCGACCACTCGGCCGTAA